From Pelosinus fermentans DSM 17108, the proteins below share one genomic window:
- a CDS encoding efflux RND transporter periplasmic adaptor subunit produces MLAELREVNNLVRISSKVRWRNYMALIIFSMVIISGCSKQAAPAPQAVEVKAMQVVRKDTPIAYEFVGTIEAKNEVQVRAKVSGNIVDKMVTGGAEVTEGQPIFRIDSRQYNSALLTNQATAAQAEALLAKTRKDVDRYNQLASQGAVSQQTLDNSLAEERQNAAAANANWAKVQQAQQDLEDTTILSPLNGRIDINDLSIGSFVSAGSTIMATISSVDPVMVKFSMSENEYLQFAKNKGASPAEWGGDLKLILSDGSAYPLTGQIEQVDKGLATGTGTLSFKASFANPDKLLVPGMFARVAVQSEVRPGALLIPQRAVQQMLDKTLVTVVGEGDKAETRVVKMGTKVGNMWVVEEGVTENDRIVVEGFLKTPPGTPVSVIMIGPDELQTPAKQ; encoded by the coding sequence GTGTTAGCAGAGTTAAGGGAGGTAAATAATTTGGTTCGCATAAGTTCAAAAGTAAGATGGCGCAATTATATGGCATTAATTATTTTTAGTATGGTGATAATAAGCGGCTGCAGTAAGCAGGCAGCACCGGCACCGCAGGCTGTGGAAGTAAAAGCGATGCAGGTAGTTCGGAAAGATACTCCAATTGCATATGAATTTGTCGGTACTATAGAAGCAAAAAATGAAGTCCAAGTACGGGCTAAGGTTTCCGGTAATATTGTGGATAAAATGGTAACCGGCGGAGCTGAAGTAACTGAGGGGCAGCCAATATTTCGCATTGACAGCCGTCAATATAACTCCGCATTACTGACAAATCAGGCAACAGCTGCTCAAGCAGAAGCCTTATTGGCGAAAACACGTAAGGATGTTGACAGATACAACCAGCTTGCTTCGCAAGGTGCCGTTTCCCAACAAACCTTGGATAATTCATTGGCAGAAGAAAGGCAAAATGCTGCTGCAGCCAATGCCAATTGGGCTAAGGTGCAGCAAGCACAACAAGATCTTGAGGACACAACGATACTTTCTCCCTTGAATGGCAGGATTGATATTAACGATTTAAGCATTGGCAGCTTTGTATCGGCAGGATCGACCATTATGGCTACAATCTCTTCTGTTGATCCAGTCATGGTAAAGTTTAGTATGAGTGAAAATGAATATTTACAATTTGCTAAAAATAAAGGTGCTTCTCCAGCAGAATGGGGAGGGGATTTGAAGCTGATTCTCAGCGATGGATCTGCCTATCCACTCACTGGGCAAATTGAACAGGTAGATAAAGGATTAGCAACTGGCACAGGTACACTGAGTTTTAAAGCATCTTTTGCCAATCCTGACAAGCTTCTGGTTCCCGGTATGTTTGCTCGTGTTGCGGTACAAAGTGAAGTGCGCCCAGGAGCCTTATTAATTCCGCAAAGAGCTGTTCAGCAGATGCTGGATAAGACCCTTGTTACTGTTGTGGGTGAAGGAGATAAAGCAGAAACACGGGTAGTTAAGATGGGTACGAAAGTTGGCAATATGTGGGTAGTAGAAGAGGGCGTTACTGAAAACGACCGCATTGTTGTAGAAGGCTTTCTGAAGACTCCGCCAGGAACACCTGTATCTGTAATCATGATCGGCCCGGATGAGTTACAAACTCCGGCGAAGCAATAG
- a CDS encoding aminopeptidase, protein MMDHTMLEKYARLIVKTGVNIQKDQTLVIASPIECAFFARMIAQYAYEEGARDVVVAWKDELLSKIRFLQAPEEVFEEFPEWQKDFYLSYVKQGAAFVSIAASDPELLKDVNPGRLVKVQKASNTALKEYRERLMSNKNTWCVVSIPTKSWAKKVFSELSEDEAVAKLWDAILKTVRVDTQDPVAAWEEHKQNLKKSSDFLNSNQFQYLQYKNSLGTDLKIELPKNHIWLGGSEYTPEGLEFVANMPTEEVFTLPKKTGIQGTVVSSKPLNYNGNVIDHFSLTFKDGKIVDFTAEQGYEILKGLIETDEGSYYLGEVALVPYNSPISNSNILYFNTLFDENASCHLAIGKAYPVCIKDGENLAKEELEALGVNDSLVHVDFMIGTKDLEIIGTTAAGKEIPVFKNGDFAF, encoded by the coding sequence ATGATGGATCATACAATGCTGGAAAAATATGCACGTCTTATTGTAAAAACAGGAGTTAATATTCAAAAAGATCAAACCTTGGTAATTGCTTCGCCCATCGAATGTGCTTTTTTTGCCAGGATGATAGCCCAGTATGCTTATGAAGAGGGCGCAAGAGATGTTGTTGTTGCCTGGAAAGATGAGTTATTGTCTAAGATTCGATTCCTGCAGGCACCGGAAGAGGTGTTTGAGGAGTTTCCAGAATGGCAGAAGGATTTTTATTTGTCTTATGTAAAACAAGGAGCCGCTTTTGTCAGTATTGCCGCATCTGATCCTGAACTTCTCAAGGATGTGAATCCTGGAAGATTAGTAAAGGTGCAGAAAGCCAGCAATACGGCACTTAAAGAGTATAGAGAAAGATTGATGAGTAATAAAAATACCTGGTGTGTTGTATCCATTCCTACTAAATCCTGGGCTAAAAAAGTTTTCTCTGAATTATCAGAGGATGAAGCGGTTGCCAAGCTCTGGGATGCGATTCTTAAAACGGTGCGAGTCGATACTCAAGATCCGGTAGCAGCTTGGGAAGAGCATAAGCAAAATTTAAAGAAAAGTTCAGATTTCTTAAATTCAAATCAATTTCAGTATCTGCAGTATAAAAATTCATTAGGTACGGATTTGAAGATCGAACTTCCGAAGAATCATATATGGCTTGGCGGTTCGGAATATACTCCGGAAGGATTGGAATTTGTCGCTAATATGCCAACGGAAGAAGTATTTACGTTACCTAAAAAAACAGGTATTCAAGGTACCGTTGTAAGCTCAAAGCCATTAAATTATAATGGCAACGTCATTGATCATTTTTCTCTTACGTTTAAAGATGGGAAGATCGTTGACTTTACTGCTGAGCAGGGGTATGAGATTCTAAAAGGACTGATTGAGACAGACGAGGGTTCTTATTATCTTGGTGAAGTGGCTTTGGTGCCTTACAATTCACCAATCTCCAATTCCAACATTCTATATTTTAATACGTTATTTGATGAAAACGCTTCATGCCACTTGGCTATAGGAAAAGCGTATCCTGTATGCATCAAAGATGGTGAGAACTTGGCAAAGGAAGAATTAGAAGCATTAGGTGTTAATGATTCTTTGGTACATGTAGATTTTATGATTGGAACCAAGGATCTTGAAATCATTGGAACAACAGCAGCAGGGAAAGAAATACCCGTATTTAAAAATGGTGATTTTGCGTTTTAA
- a CDS encoding transporter substrate-binding domain-containing protein, translating to MKKRNLGIFLIFLLTVFAIGCSSQQTTKVEETKKQTLLETIHHRGTIKVGTEGTYPPFTFKNEKGELEGFDVDIINEVAKRLHVKAEFVPTEWKAMFVGLDSERFDVIANQVSINEKRLEKYDFSAPYTVSGAQIIINKDTTDINTVEDFKGRKIGVTQGSNWEEIAKKAGANIQHYKGANEIFADVAAKRIEGSVNDRLYIAEYLLKNPNPNLKVGGKTFDTAKMGFAFRKGSPELIEAVDKALQEIQADGTYLKISQKWFGEDVSK from the coding sequence ATGAAAAAAAGAAATTTAGGGATTTTTCTGATTTTTTTATTGACGGTATTTGCGATTGGGTGCAGTTCACAACAAACAACCAAAGTGGAGGAAACAAAAAAACAGACCTTATTAGAAACGATTCATCATCGCGGCACGATTAAAGTTGGTACAGAAGGGACGTACCCTCCTTTTACCTTTAAGAATGAAAAAGGGGAATTAGAGGGATTTGATGTTGACATTATCAATGAGGTAGCCAAACGGTTACATGTTAAAGCTGAATTTGTCCCCACTGAGTGGAAAGCCATGTTTGTTGGACTTGACTCAGAACGATTTGATGTAATTGCCAATCAAGTAAGTATTAATGAAAAAAGGCTGGAAAAATACGACTTTTCTGCTCCTTATACGGTTTCAGGTGCTCAAATCATTATTAATAAAGATACAACGGATATCAATACAGTAGAAGATTTTAAAGGACGTAAAATCGGTGTTACGCAGGGCAGCAACTGGGAAGAAATTGCTAAAAAAGCAGGGGCCAATATTCAGCATTATAAAGGTGCCAATGAGATATTCGCAGACGTAGCAGCAAAACGCATTGAAGGTTCAGTAAATGATCGACTGTATATTGCAGAATATCTTCTGAAAAATCCTAACCCAAATCTTAAAGTAGGAGGAAAAACCTTTGATACTGCAAAGATGGGATTTGCTTTTCGGAAAGGATCTCCTGAACTTATTGAAGCGGTAGATAAGGCACTCCAAGAAATTCAAGCAGATGGTACCTATTTAAAGATATCCCAAAAGTGGTTTGGCGAAGATGTTAGCAAATAG
- a CDS encoding glucosaminidase domain-containing protein, which yields MRKFSFIKICFGLMVLWIWGLSNTFAFEIFQPAMVKKSYFTNDVVVDFTIMGSSIATQEQCVTYLLKRNPLPLLTTTPKQLVEHYYQEAGLEGIRPDLAFAQALHETGNFRYGGDVIPLQNNYCGLGTTGNGVKGAWFPSAQVGVRAQIQHLLAYTTKRPPALSIVDPRYNLVKSTDKFGQSLTWTDLNGKWAVPGKTYGQMILKIHEKILMGE from the coding sequence GTGAGGAAATTTAGCTTTATTAAAATATGTTTTGGGTTGATGGTTCTTTGGATATGGGGATTATCGAATACCTTTGCTTTTGAAATTTTTCAGCCTGCAATGGTTAAAAAAAGTTATTTTACAAATGACGTTGTAGTTGATTTTACGATTATGGGATCATCAATTGCGACGCAAGAACAATGTGTAACATATCTTCTAAAGCGAAATCCCTTGCCTTTGCTTACAACCACTCCTAAGCAGTTGGTTGAGCATTATTACCAAGAGGCAGGATTGGAAGGAATCCGGCCAGATTTAGCATTTGCACAAGCATTACATGAAACGGGCAATTTTCGTTATGGCGGTGATGTGATACCATTACAGAATAATTACTGTGGACTGGGAACAACAGGCAACGGTGTTAAGGGGGCGTGGTTCCCTTCAGCGCAAGTTGGTGTTAGGGCGCAGATTCAACATTTGTTGGCCTATACGACAAAACGGCCGCCAGCACTATCGATTGTTGATCCCCGATATAATCTAGTAAAGAGTACGGATAAGTTCGGGCAATCTCTTACATGGACGGATTTAAACGGTAAATGGGCTGTCCCTGGAAAAACTTATGGACAGATGATATTAAAAATTCATGAAAAAATTTTAATGGGAGAATAA
- a CDS encoding YczE/YyaS/YitT family protein, with protein MIKRLFFLFLGLFLFALGIVMTIKSNLGTSPWDALHIGLIHFLPLTLGQVSQLTGILVIIVSYFLGMKPGWGTIANMYFIGFFMDVIMDNRWIPDPTSWLFQSGLLLAGILIIGWGSFFYLSAALGAGPRDSFMVGAVTKTGYPVWKVRTVIESSIAILGYFLGGPIGIGTIIIALTLGPSIQWAFSLMGKKAQEIEHDSLRIRLEQ; from the coding sequence ATGATAAAAAGACTCTTTTTCTTATTTTTGGGATTATTTCTTTTTGCTCTTGGAATTGTAATGACCATTAAGAGCAATTTAGGGACATCACCATGGGATGCTCTTCATATAGGACTGATTCATTTTCTTCCGTTGACCTTAGGGCAAGTATCCCAGTTAACAGGAATTTTAGTGATTATTGTCAGTTACTTTTTAGGAATGAAGCCAGGCTGGGGCACCATTGCTAATATGTATTTCATCGGTTTTTTTATGGATGTAATTATGGATAATAGGTGGATTCCTGATCCTACATCTTGGTTATTCCAAAGCGGACTCTTACTGGCAGGTATTTTAATTATTGGCTGGGGAAGCTTTTTTTATCTTTCTGCTGCTCTGGGGGCCGGTCCTAGGGATAGCTTCATGGTGGGAGCGGTTACTAAAACAGGTTATCCAGTGTGGAAAGTCAGAACTGTCATTGAAAGCAGTATTGCAATTTTAGGCTACTTTCTAGGAGGACCGATTGGTATTGGTACCATCATTATTGCTTTGACGTTGGGACCTTCCATTCAATGGGCTTTTTCCCTTATGGGTAAAAAGGCTCAGGAGATAGAGCATGATTCTTTAAGGATTCGGTTAGAACAATAA
- a CDS encoding LytS/YhcK type 5TM receptor domain-containing protein, with protein sequence MDLKLIFDLLSDMALIAMAAYLFGRTPYIIQCVHNPFTFKNWAVLTFIFSVLSSLCTFNGVPIGGALASMRLVGTLMSGIMCGPLVGFSVGIIAGIHRYLVGGFTAEVCAIATVLGGLFAGMIRHKIGLNNLTWKTAALVAFMVEVLQKSLVLVFAKPFEAAWNLELLIAFPTTLVTVLGTSVFMLIIKDIQIQQELYGAKAAELSLEIAHRTLPYLRHGLTLTSAKETGKIIYELTKMDAVSISNNKEVLAFIGSESQNHTIESPLAAKQKIVKDIPDDFVSDSFVVATLTAHGAVAGTIKLSRSAGRVISEMDIRIADGVAKLLSGQIELAEIDHQKKMRKKAEFKALQAQINPHFLFNTINIIMSFCRTNPDTARKLLEHLATMLHYNFTNHEDFVTLEEEINTIHAYLEIAKSRFGSRLQIKTNIDPNLLHTKIPVLSIQPLAENAIQHGLFPKIAECVLSIDVYRQEDDVVICVTDNGIGMNMDKVERLFATHSEGIGIRNVYMRLKGIYGQHYGLNIDSKPGYGTVTTIRIPYERKAIQHAY encoded by the coding sequence ATGGATTTGAAGTTAATTTTTGATCTCTTAAGTGACATGGCACTGATTGCCATGGCTGCTTATCTCTTCGGACGAACTCCTTATATTATACAATGTGTTCACAATCCCTTTACTTTTAAAAATTGGGCTGTACTGACTTTTATTTTTTCAGTTTTATCCAGCTTGTGTACATTTAATGGTGTGCCGATTGGCGGGGCATTAGCTAGCATGAGGCTAGTCGGTACATTGATGAGCGGCATCATGTGCGGTCCCCTTGTTGGATTTAGTGTGGGAATTATAGCTGGCATTCATCGATATCTTGTGGGTGGATTTACTGCGGAAGTTTGTGCGATAGCCACTGTCCTGGGCGGATTGTTTGCGGGTATGATTCGTCATAAAATTGGCTTAAATAACCTAACCTGGAAAACAGCAGCATTAGTAGCCTTTATGGTAGAGGTTTTACAAAAAAGTTTGGTACTTGTATTTGCTAAACCCTTTGAAGCAGCCTGGAATCTGGAGCTGCTTATCGCCTTTCCAACTACCCTGGTTACTGTGTTGGGAACGTCTGTTTTTATGTTAATTATTAAAGATATTCAAATCCAGCAAGAATTATATGGGGCTAAGGCTGCAGAGCTTTCCCTGGAAATAGCCCATCGCACTCTCCCCTATTTACGTCATGGGCTAACCCTCACCTCTGCCAAAGAAACAGGGAAAATCATTTATGAATTAACTAAAATGGATGCTGTTTCTATATCCAACAATAAGGAAGTTCTTGCTTTTATTGGCAGTGAATCTCAAAATCATACTATTGAATCCCCTCTTGCTGCTAAGCAAAAAATCGTCAAAGACATACCTGATGATTTTGTATCAGACTCTTTTGTTGTTGCCACATTAACAGCCCATGGAGCAGTAGCAGGAACGATAAAACTGTCACGCTCAGCAGGCAGGGTTATTTCAGAAATGGATATTCGAATTGCTGACGGTGTAGCCAAGCTATTATCAGGGCAAATTGAGTTAGCTGAAATAGATCATCAAAAGAAAATGCGAAAAAAAGCAGAGTTTAAGGCTCTTCAGGCCCAAATCAATCCTCATTTTCTATTTAATACGATCAATATTATTATGTCCTTCTGCCGAACCAATCCCGACACTGCCCGAAAACTGTTAGAGCATCTGGCAACAATGCTTCATTATAATTTTACCAATCATGAAGATTTTGTAACATTAGAGGAAGAAATTAATACGATTCATGCTTATCTTGAAATTGCTAAGTCACGGTTTGGATCACGTTTGCAGATTAAAACTAATATAGACCCGAATCTCTTACATACTAAGATACCTGTTTTATCCATTCAGCCCCTTGCCGAAAACGCCATTCAGCATGGTCTTTTTCCTAAAATAGCAGAATGTGTCCTTTCTATTGATGTCTATCGGCAAGAAGATGATGTTGTAATCTGTGTCACTGACAATGGCATCGGTATGAATATGGATAAGGTAGAGCGACTTTTCGCCACCCACTCAGAAGGAATTGGCATAAGAAATGTCTACATGCGATTAAAAGGCATCTATGGACAGCACTATGGTCTAAACATTGACAGTAAACCTGGATATGGGACTGTAACAACCATTCGTATACCTTATGAAAGGAAGGCAATACAGCATGCGTATTAA
- a CDS encoding DASS family sodium-coupled anion symporter: protein MAAPAKLEIQSVEQSFLKRFGLIIGALILLGIVLIPTPEGLPIAGHRMLAILVFSVIIWMTDTISYPASAAVIMALMAFLVGISPNESDPKTIIGTAQGLRMALDGFSNTALALVGGALFIAAAMMQTGLDKRIALFVLSKIGAKTNRVLIGVILVGFILSFFVPSTTARVSCMVPIVMGIIGAFGVEHKSKFAGMMMIAVAQADSIWNVGIKTAAAQNMIALGFIEKQLGIYISWLDWFIAAVPFSIFMSVALYYVLMKMMPPETDEIAGGKEAVAKALTELGPMKSNEKKLMILSVILLGLWATEKILHPFDTSSTTIAAIAIMLLPGIGIMTWKEAQSKIPWGTLLLFGVGISLGSALLSTKAATWLAKIIVTIFGLQTMPILMILAVLSAFLIIIHLGFASATALAAAMIPIIISILQGVKTPGVNVVGMTMILQYVVSFGFILPVNAPQNMVAYGTETFEVKDFIKTGIPLTVIAYLLIMILGATYWKWLGLV from the coding sequence ATGGCGGCACCAGCTAAGTTAGAAATTCAATCTGTAGAACAATCATTTCTAAAACGTTTTGGTTTAATTATAGGTGCATTAATATTACTTGGCATTGTTCTTATACCTACCCCCGAAGGATTACCTATAGCAGGCCATAGAATGCTTGCTATTCTAGTCTTCTCGGTTATTATTTGGATGACAGACACGATATCTTATCCGGCTAGTGCTGCTGTTATCATGGCGTTAATGGCTTTCCTGGTTGGAATATCTCCTAATGAGTCTGATCCAAAAACAATAATAGGAACGGCTCAAGGCTTAAGGATGGCATTAGACGGTTTTAGTAATACGGCACTCGCATTAGTGGGGGGAGCTCTTTTTATTGCAGCTGCCATGATGCAGACGGGGTTAGACAAAAGAATTGCTTTATTTGTTCTATCAAAAATCGGCGCTAAAACCAATAGGGTATTAATTGGTGTAATATTGGTGGGATTTATTCTTAGCTTCTTTGTACCAAGTACTACTGCACGCGTGTCTTGCATGGTTCCTATTGTTATGGGGATTATAGGGGCATTTGGTGTAGAACATAAGAGTAAGTTTGCTGGCATGATGATGATTGCCGTAGCACAAGCGGACAGCATTTGGAATGTAGGAATTAAGACGGCAGCTGCTCAAAATATGATTGCATTGGGCTTTATTGAGAAGCAGCTCGGTATTTATATTAGCTGGCTGGATTGGTTTATTGCTGCTGTTCCTTTTTCCATTTTTATGTCCGTGGCTTTGTATTACGTGCTAATGAAAATGATGCCACCTGAAACAGATGAAATTGCAGGTGGAAAAGAAGCGGTTGCTAAAGCTTTGACTGAACTTGGACCTATGAAATCAAATGAAAAGAAGTTAATGATACTATCGGTAATACTTCTTGGTTTATGGGCAACAGAGAAGATTCTGCATCCCTTCGACACTTCTTCTACGACCATTGCTGCCATTGCAATTATGCTATTACCTGGTATTGGTATTATGACCTGGAAGGAAGCTCAGTCTAAAATACCTTGGGGAACACTACTCTTATTCGGGGTTGGTATTAGTCTTGGTTCGGCACTTCTTTCGACCAAAGCTGCTACATGGCTTGCAAAGATTATTGTTACCATTTTTGGCTTGCAGACGATGCCAATATTAATGATTCTGGCAGTGTTATCAGCATTTCTTATTATTATTCACCTTGGATTTGCCAGTGCTACGGCGCTGGCGGCAGCTATGATACCTATTATTATATCCATACTGCAGGGCGTGAAGACTCCGGGAGTCAATGTAGTAGGAATGACGATGATTTTACAGTATGTTGTGAGCTTTGGTTTTATTTTACCTGTTAATGCGCCGCAGAATATGGTGGCCTATGGTACTGAAACCTTTGAAGTAAAGGATTTTATCAAAACAGGTATTCCATTGACCGTTATCGCCTATCTTTTGATTATGATTCTAGGGGCTACGTATTGGAAGTGGCTGGGATTAGTTTAA
- a CDS encoding LytR/AlgR family response regulator transcription factor — MRIKTVIVDDEQPICDEIEYLLKKHPDIEVTAIFNNASKALSYLIENNCPLVFLDIKIPGMSGLELAQELNTLEHPPLIVFITAFTEHALEAFNTPAVGYITKPVTEGQMDHTLNKIRNLIPNSPPRPQNIVHKICVIAKGKIIPLDKQDVVFAYVKDKDVYIRTKTKEYKTTLNLQEIESLLSNSSFLRIHRQFIVNLNKIVEIIPWFHGSYLLKMDDFKSEEVPVSRNKVKLLKNAMGLK; from the coding sequence ATGCGTATTAAAACTGTAATTGTTGATGATGAGCAACCGATTTGTGATGAAATCGAATATCTTCTAAAAAAACATCCTGATATTGAAGTCACTGCTATTTTTAATAATGCCTCAAAGGCTCTTTCCTATCTCATCGAAAATAATTGTCCACTTGTATTTCTTGATATAAAAATACCAGGTATGTCCGGCTTAGAACTAGCCCAAGAATTAAATACGTTAGAACATCCTCCTCTCATTGTCTTTATTACCGCATTTACTGAACATGCCTTAGAAGCTTTCAACACACCAGCTGTAGGCTATATTACAAAACCAGTTACAGAAGGACAAATGGATCATACCTTAAACAAAATAAGAAATCTAATTCCTAATTCACCCCCACGCCCACAGAATATAGTACATAAAATCTGCGTTATAGCTAAAGGCAAAATTATTCCTTTAGACAAACAAGATGTAGTCTTTGCCTATGTCAAAGATAAAGATGTCTATATTCGAACCAAGACAAAGGAATATAAAACGACATTAAATTTACAAGAAATTGAAAGTCTTCTTTCAAACTCGTCTTTTTTACGTATCCATCGTCAATTCATTGTAAATTTGAATAAAATAGTAGAGATTATTCCTTGGTTCCATGGAAGTTATTTATTAAAAATGGATGATTTTAAGTCAGAAGAAGTACCGGTCAGCCGAAATAAGGTAAAACTGCTTAAGAATGCCATGGGTTTAAAATAA
- a CDS encoding amino acid ABC transporter permease translates to MLANREWDIVIASLSVLGEGAMVTIYLSVLAMLGAVMVGLAVALMRIFKIRIFEVIAKVYVSFFRGTPLLVQLLILYFGLTSFHIMLEPFPAALIGLILHFGAYISEIFRGAIVSIHIGQWEAGRSLGMSTMQVLQKIVLPQALRISIPSLWNCLIDILKSSSLASVITVPELTRQVEEQSSAQFVFMPYFLTLAVFYWVMVIAMGWVQEWLEKKLMIPGGSSLSRQDTL, encoded by the coding sequence ATGTTAGCAAATAGAGAGTGGGATATTGTCATTGCCTCCTTATCCGTACTGGGAGAGGGGGCTATGGTTACAATTTATCTAAGTGTATTAGCCATGTTAGGAGCCGTTATGGTAGGCTTAGCAGTAGCATTGATGAGGATTTTTAAGATCAGGATCTTCGAAGTGATTGCCAAAGTCTATGTATCCTTTTTCCGCGGTACTCCTCTATTAGTACAATTGTTAATATTGTATTTTGGCTTAACTTCCTTTCATATTATGCTGGAACCTTTTCCTGCTGCGCTTATCGGGCTTATTTTGCATTTTGGTGCTTATATTTCAGAAATATTTAGAGGCGCAATTGTGTCCATACATATAGGACAATGGGAAGCTGGCCGATCTCTTGGCATGAGTACAATGCAAGTACTCCAAAAGATTGTTTTGCCTCAGGCGCTGCGAATCTCCATTCCCTCCTTATGGAATTGTTTGATTGATATTTTAAAATCATCTTCACTGGCTTCTGTTATAACCGTTCCTGAATTGACGCGGCAGGTGGAGGAACAAAGTTCAGCTCAGTTTGTCTTTATGCCGTATTTTCTTACTCTGGCTGTGTTTTACTGGGTAATGGTTATTGCTATGGGGTGGGTTCAAGAATGGCTGGAGAAAAAGCTTATGATACCGGGAGGATCATCATTAAGCAGGCAAGATACATTATAG